A region of the Cannabis sativa cultivar Pink pepper isolate KNU-18-1 chromosome 3, ASM2916894v1, whole genome shotgun sequence genome:
AATCCATTGCAAATTAACTCATCTGTAGCCTTTGGTTCTGATGATTGGGATGATTTTGTGCAAGAAAGTGGGGGAACTCAGAAGACTTCAGATCTTTTCACCATGAGTGCTTCACAAAACCTGGCAGAAAACAATAATGAAACCAAAAGGGAACTTTTGGATTATAGTCCTGCGACCTCTGTTGGGTTTTCAATTGATCGTCAAACAGAGAAAGGAAAAAATCTAACAGAGATGCCCGTCCCCAGCAATCAAGCTAAAGGTGACTATACATTGGATGATATTGTAAATAATTCTGAGGGCCCAGCTCATTCTCTAAATTTTAGTGAACTAGAAGATGTGAAGGATATTTCTGTAGCCAGTTGTCAAGTTCAAGGTAGCCATGATTTGTTTGAAGTTTCCAAAAGTTCGTTTACCACACCACCTTCTCTCTCAAAGAGTCATGAAACAGAGCAAGAAAAAGCAAGTCTTGTTTCTTGCACCATCGATCAAGTTCGAGGTGTTGATGAAATGCCAAACGAACCTAAGAATTCTGGGCTTGATCCTCTAGAGGAAAATCTTGCTGTGAAAACTTGTTTTAGCAATACGAATGATGATATGTCACAGAAGAACCAAAATGCTAGTATTGTGGAGAGCATAAACATTAATGATAGCCGAATTTTAGAAAATCAAGCTCTCGGGaactcaaaaataaaattggaCCATCTTGATGACAATTCAGCTAAACTAAGTTCTCTTTCAACCGTGCCATCGAGAAATATGAAGTCAGATTTTTTCAAAGATTATAAGCCAAAGACAGACCTATCAAGTTTCGGTAACGATGCAAGGAAAAGTTTTCCTGTTTTGAAATCTGTTGGAACTCATCCTGCAGTGGTAAAGGTCAGTCATTCCTTTAGTGCTACTTTATTCTCACGAGTAAATTGCAAAATTGGACTTTGGTTTCATCTAGGCCTTAATTTTGACAAAGCTTTTTGTATAACTTCAATTTGTTAACCCTCCGAATCTGAAATAATTCTTTTGctgtaattttttgtaattttttcttacACTTATAATTATTGCAGACAAATGATATAGAGCTCAAGGATTCTTATGATGATGTTGTCCTTGAAATGGAGGAAATTTTACTGGACTCTAGCGAGTCTCCAGGGGCTTGGTTTCCTCATAGTAACAGGGGATTCCAATCACATCTATCTCTGCCCTTAAGAGACGGTGGATCCTCTGCTTCCACTTCTGGCAAGGAGGATGCTCACCCATTCATTCAGCAGCCACTGAGAATTGATGAGATTGAAGTGGTAGGTGCAAGGCAAAAGAAAGGGGATGTTTCATTTAGTGAAAGACTAGTTGGAGTGAAAGAATACACTGTATATAAAATAAGAGTATTGAGTGGCAAGGATCAATGGGAGGTCGAACGGAGATATCGAGATTTCTTTACCCTGTATCGCCGGCTGAAAACATTATGCGCTAGCCAGGGTTGGATTCTACCTTCTATCTGGGCCTCTGTTGAGAaggaatcaagaaagatttTTGGAAATGCATCTCCCGATGTAGTTTCAGAGAGGAGTATTCTCATTCAGGAATGTTTGCATTCTATTATTCATCCGAAGTTTTTTAATACATCTCCAAGCGCGTTGATTTGGTTTTTGTGTCCTCAAGATTCAGTTCCCAGTTCCCCTGGATCACATATGATGGCTCCTCAGTCTAACTCTACAGGAAATAGAGAAAACATCTCCACATTAGGGAAGACGATAGCACTTATTGTTGAAATCCAACCATACAAATCTATGAAGCAGATGCTAGAAGCACAGCATTATACTTGTGCTGGGTGCTACAAACATTTTGATGATGGAAAGACACTTATCCGAGACTTTGCACAGACATTTGGATGGGGGAAACCTAGACTCTGTGAATACACCAGTCAATTATTTTGCTCATTTTGCCATACAAATGAAACTGCGGTTTTACCAGCAAGAGTACTGCATAATTGGGATTTTACGGAATATCCAGTCTCTCAGTTGGCTAAATCATATTTGGATTCTATACATGATCAGGTAACTGATTAGATAATATTGTTTTAGTAATTATTAAATTGAGTCCAAGCCTTTGCTGAGGACATTTCTTGTTTTGTAATGACTTTGCTTTCTTGCAGCCCATGCTTTGTGTCAGTGCAGTCAATCCATTCCTATTCTCAAAGGTCCCAGCTCTGCATCACGTTATGGGTATTAGAAGAAAAATAGGAACTATACTTTCATATGTCCGCTGCTCATTCAAAGGGTCTATCAATAAAGGACTTGGATCTCGAAGATATCTTCTTGAAAGCAATGATTTTTTTGCTCTCAGAGACCTTATTGATCTTTCAAAAGGGGCGTTTGCTGGTTAGGCTCTTTATACCGAGCTTATCTAACTTGCCTTGATATAGCTTCGAAAGTTGATTTCAGAATCTATCTAGGAGTCTCGAATACATTCTTTCATTTGAAATTGAAATTAGATACTCTTTTTTACCTCTAAGAGCCTGAGCTAATACAGATGATTCATTTGTACTCATTTTGCAGTGCTACCTGTGATGGTGGAAACTGTCTTGAAGAAAATTCTAGCGCACATAACAGAGCAGTGCCTCGTATGCTGTGATGCGGGAGTCCCATGTAGTGCTCGGCAAGCTTGCAGTGACCCGTCTTCTCTGATTTTCCCTTTCCAGGTAAATATGTATACACTGCTTATGTATCCTTTGCATGCCTCTAAATATTAGCAGCTTTTAAAATCAAGCTCATGGAAAAGATATTTGAAACCATACTTGTAAGTTGTGTAATGAAACCAACTAGATAGATTCTAATCCTACTCCGAGTCAAAGATTCCTTTTCTACTTTATAGTACCTAACAGAGTTTAACCTCCTCCATACAACTGATTGGTCGGATAGAATATCAATCATCTGACTAGAAACGCTTTTAGCAGGAAGGTGATGTCGAAAAATGTCCCTCATGTGAATCAGTATTCCACAAACATTGCTTCAAAAAGCTCACAGATTGCCCTTGTGGAGCACATCTCAGGATTGATGACACAAGGCCACTGACTAAGAGAGTAAGCCGTAGTAGGGCCAGTGGTGAAAGCAGTGGAGCTTTAGACCTTCTCGGTAAGGGACTAAGCTCTGGTTTGAATGTTGGATTTCTCTCTGGTTTGTTTACAAAAACAAAGCCAGACAACTTGGGAGTGCATAAAAATAGTGACAATGTCATATTGATGGGTTCTATGCCAAGCACTTCATTGTGATAGCTTTCATTGCCATTGTatcatatttttgtttttttgttttggcCTGAAATGAAACATGAACATTCGTTTCTTGTAATATTTTCTGAATAATTAGGCACTAGCCTAGCCAAGGCAAACTCTGTACAGCCCAGTATCCTTAGAGATTTAGGAGGTTTTTTTAGTACCCTTTAGTGGTCATTCTTTGGAACATACAAAGATATAAAGTTTGCCTTCTTGTAATTCATTCTCTCGATTGTACTTGTATAAATTCTTTGGCCATTATAAAAGTTATCAAAACCATCAATATGTAGGAAGAGCCAGCACTcttgcttctttttttttttctccaaaTATTTCAATCTTTTACTCTTAAGCTCTCTTTTCATGTTTAAATTCTTATTGCTATGACAAAGAAAGAATTAGTAAAAGAAACTCGAATTTCCTCTTTGAAACTAGGCTCCCCTAATCTAGGACTAAGACACTACAACAATTGCTATACAAGTACTCCGGAGAAATTCGAATCAAACCTCGAAGGAGTCTAGGATTTTGTGGGAGCAAAGCAAATCACATGACCATTTGAGTTTTTTCTGGGGTGATCTTAGATTCTTGATTTTCAGATTTTCGATGcgctctcattttttttttttttttttttttaaacgttGTGGCCCAATAAGTAGATGTTTGCAGGGATGGAGTTGGCAAAACAATCTTACATAATGTCagtattaaaaaaacaaatgtgAAAATTGACAGCTAAAAATGCTTTTACTATATTAAGTTTTGAAAATAAAGGCCACTAAAAGAAAAGACAAAAAATTATGGTGGCTAGGTAATAAAgacaattttaattttattcatttgtttggttgtattttaaagtgttagaattttattttaatggaaTAATTTCTCTATCATTTTGGTTGAAAAAATGTAACTTTTAAAATGGGAGGAATGATTATTCTAATATAAGATGATAAAAcattaaatagtttttttattaattttttttatgcgttttaaatttgattcaattttttttttctatacttATCTCCattctcattgttattcttatatattCATTCCTTCTAATGCTACCTAAGTTTCAttcaaatccaaataaaaaattataggttTTGTTGCTTACCTTTAATGCTTTTGTTAATTTTAGGATTGTCGTGaagtaataattaaattacaaCAAAGATAATGCTACATTACCAAGAAAAAACATTACAGTTGTAAATGGCAGTAATGTTTTCTAACATGAAGCATAAACCACAGTAGTTGTCATGTTTTTATTATGGTTATAATGGCAAACCTATTCCccctttagaaaaaaataaaataaaatgccaaagCTATTGAAAGCTAGGAATATTTCTTTTTCGGTTGATTGGTCAATCACCATGTTAAAACACAATGAATTAACTTGTCCTTTTAACCTTTTCCTAAGTATATTTATAGGGGTCAcctttaattaatcaattaagtaATCCGAATCAGCACTTTTTTAAAAGTGAAAAGCTGTCGTTATTCTTCATGTTACTCTTTGCTTGACCTGTCCCTTTTGCATAGCAATGAAGGTTGATTTATTGAAAGAGAATAATGGTAGCTCCCATTGGGATTACTCTTGTAAAAACACTAAAGTAAAACAtaattttttgctttttttaTTAGTGCCCCCCCTCCcctctctcctttttttttttttttttgtttaatttttttttaaatatgattTTCTCTCAtccattatttatattatatactcTGTTTGTGGGCATTTGGAATGGTACAATTTGTGTGATCCAACTTAGCTC
Encoded here:
- the LOC115711434 gene encoding uncharacterized protein LOC115711434 isoform X1, producing the protein MINGEPSDSFLLLRDQISDDGDACSSRYSSCGESEFDRYCSANSVMGTPSMCSTVTVFNDFGESEFGSSRNLGFGEEESGGLENFSLGGKVENGREEIKSLVGDRKIEFCNVNSMNYSSSGLQLYGGDEFDLGAPAVNELMSWKVEEGESSSALEGLAEFEDDLVKGDCGETSIPKSSFEEIGVAGDDSAEQICTQETNYSVSGGSGSRISGEVEKCCLDPIASGKNESGFDGLKPETLCSDDIKEREIQDDSASSRNEYSEGEDSMYNYGTDDEDKSGYNYQRNELYRQEAKMKNENPLQINSSVAFGSDDWDDFVQESGGTQKTSDLFTMSASQNLAENNNETKRELLDYSPATSVGFSIDRQTEKGKNLTEMPVPSNQAKGDYTLDDIVNNSEGPAHSLNFSELEDVKDISVASCQVQGSHDLFEVSKSSFTTPPSLSKSHETEQEKASLVSCTIDQVRGVDEMPNEPKNSGLDPLEENLAVKTCFSNTNDDMSQKNQNASIVESININDSRILENQALGNSKIKLDHLDDNSAKLSSLSTVPSRNMKSDFFKDYKPKTDLSSFGNDARKSFPVLKSVGTHPAVVKTNDIELKDSYDDVVLEMEEILLDSSESPGAWFPHSNRGFQSHLSLPLRDGGSSASTSGKEDAHPFIQQPLRIDEIEVVGARQKKGDVSFSERLVGVKEYTVYKIRVLSGKDQWEVERRYRDFFTLYRRLKTLCASQGWILPSIWASVEKESRKIFGNASPDVVSERSILIQECLHSIIHPKFFNTSPSALIWFLCPQDSVPSSPGSHMMAPQSNSTGNRENISTLGKTIALIVEIQPYKSMKQMLEAQHYTCAGCYKHFDDGKTLIRDFAQTFGWGKPRLCEYTSQLFCSFCHTNETAVLPARVLHNWDFTEYPVSQLAKSYLDSIHDQPMLCVSAVNPFLFSKVPALHHVMGIRRKIGTILSYVRCSFKGSINKGLGSRRYLLESNDFFALRDLIDLSKGAFAVLPVMVETVLKKILAHITEQCLVCCDAGVPCSARQACSDPSSLIFPFQQEGDVEKCPSCESVFHKHCFKKLTDCPCGAHLRIDDTRPLTKRVSRSRASGESSGALDLLGKGLSSGLNVGFLSGLFTKTKPDNLGVHKNSDNVILMGSMPSTSL
- the LOC115711434 gene encoding uncharacterized protein LOC115711434 isoform X2, whose protein sequence is MINGEPSDSFLLLRDQISDDGDACSSRYSSCGESEFDRYCSANSVMGTPSMCSTVTVFNDFGESEFGSSRNLGFGEEESGGLENFSLGGKVENGREEIKSLVGDRKIEFCNVNSMNYSSSGLQLYGGDEFDLGAPAVNELMSWKVEEGESSSALEGLAEFEDDLVKGDCGETSIPKSSFEEIGVAGDDSAEQICTQETNYSVSGGSGSRISGEVEKCCLDPIASGKNESGFDGLKPETLCSDDIKEREIQDDSASSRNEYSEGEDSMYNYGTDDEDKSGYNYQRNELYRQEAKMKNENPLQINSSVAFGSDDWDDFVQESGGTQKTSDLFTMSASQNLAENNNETKRELLDYSPATSVGFSIDRQTEKGKNLTEMPVPSNQAKGDYTLDDIVNNSEGPAHSLNFSELEDVKDISVASCQVQGSHDLFEVSKSSFTTPPSLSKSHETEQEKASLVSCTIDQVRGVDEMPNEPKNSGLDPLEENLAVKTCFSNTNDDMSQKNQNASIVESININDSRILENQALGNSKIKLDHLDDNSAKLSSLSTVPSRNMKSDFFKDYKPKTDLSSFGNDARKSFPVLKSVGTHPAVVKTNDIELKDSYDDVVLEMEEILLDSSESPGAWFPHSNRGFQSHLSLPLRDGGSSASTSGKEDAHPFIQQPLRIDEIEVVGARQKKGDVSFSERLVGVKEYTVYKIRVLSGKDQWEVERRYRDFFTLYRRLKTLCASQGWILPSIWASVEKESRKIFGNASPDVVSERSILIQECLHSIIHPKFFNTSPSALIWFLCPQDSVPSSPGSHMMAPQSNSTGNRENISTLGKTIALIVEIQPYKSMKQMLEAQHYTCAGCYKHFDDGKTLIRDFAQTFGWGKPRLCEYTSQLFCSFCHTNETAVLPARVLHNWDFTEYPVSQLAKSYLDSIHDQPMLCVSAVNPFLFSKVPALHHVMGIRRKIGTILSYVRCSFKGSINKGLGSRRYLLESNDFFALRDLIDLSKGAFAVLPVMVETVLKKILAHITEQCLVCCDAGVPCSARQACSDPSSLIFPFQEGDVEKCPSCESVFHKHCFKKLTDCPCGAHLRIDDTRPLTKRVSRSRASGESSGALDLLGKGLSSGLNVGFLSGLFTKTKPDNLGVHKNSDNVILMGSMPSTSL
- the LOC115711434 gene encoding uncharacterized protein LOC115711434 isoform X3, yielding MGTPSMCSTVTVFNDFGESEFGSSRNLGFGEEESGGLENFSLGGKVENGREEIKSLVGDRKIEFCNVNSMNYSSSGLQLYGGDEFDLGAPAVNELMSWKVEEGESSSALEGLAEFEDDLVKGDCGETSIPKSSFEEIGVAGDDSAEQICTQETNYSVSGGSGSRISGEVEKCCLDPIASGKNESGFDGLKPETLCSDDIKEREIQDDSASSRNEYSEGEDSMYNYGTDDEDKSGYNYQRNELYRQEAKMKNENPLQINSSVAFGSDDWDDFVQESGGTQKTSDLFTMSASQNLAENNNETKRELLDYSPATSVGFSIDRQTEKGKNLTEMPVPSNQAKGDYTLDDIVNNSEGPAHSLNFSELEDVKDISVASCQVQGSHDLFEVSKSSFTTPPSLSKSHETEQEKASLVSCTIDQVRGVDEMPNEPKNSGLDPLEENLAVKTCFSNTNDDMSQKNQNASIVESININDSRILENQALGNSKIKLDHLDDNSAKLSSLSTVPSRNMKSDFFKDYKPKTDLSSFGNDARKSFPVLKSVGTHPAVVKTNDIELKDSYDDVVLEMEEILLDSSESPGAWFPHSNRGFQSHLSLPLRDGGSSASTSGKEDAHPFIQQPLRIDEIEVVGARQKKGDVSFSERLVGVKEYTVYKIRVLSGKDQWEVERRYRDFFTLYRRLKTLCASQGWILPSIWASVEKESRKIFGNASPDVVSERSILIQECLHSIIHPKFFNTSPSALIWFLCPQDSVPSSPGSHMMAPQSNSTGNRENISTLGKTIALIVEIQPYKSMKQMLEAQHYTCAGCYKHFDDGKTLIRDFAQTFGWGKPRLCEYTSQLFCSFCHTNETAVLPARVLHNWDFTEYPVSQLAKSYLDSIHDQPMLCVSAVNPFLFSKVPALHHVMGIRRKIGTILSYVRCSFKGSINKGLGSRRYLLESNDFFALRDLIDLSKGAFAVLPVMVETVLKKILAHITEQCLVCCDAGVPCSARQACSDPSSLIFPFQEGDVEKCPSCESVFHKHCFKKLTDCPCGAHLRIDDTRPLTKRVSRSRASGESSGALDLLGKGLSSGLNVGFLSGLFTKTKPDNLGVHKNSDNVILMGSMPSTSL